The Streptococcus viridans genome includes a window with the following:
- a CDS encoding THUMP domain-containing class I SAM-dependent RNA methyltransferase, with protein MKKQFELIATAAAGLEAVVGRELRDLGYECQVENGRVRFKGDVRAIIETNLWLRAADRIKIVVGSFPARTFEELFQGVFTLDWEQYLPLGARFPISKAKCVKSKLHNEPSVQAISKKAVVKKLQKHYARPEGVPLIENGAEFKIEVSILKDQATILIDTTGSSLFKRGYRTEKGGAPIKENMAAAILQLSNWYPDKPLVDPTCGSGTFCIEAAMMARQIAPGLRRTFSFEDWNWVDDRLIQEVRKEATKKINRDLVLDIMGTDIDARMVEIAKENAQKAGVASDITFKQMRVQDLRSDKINGVIISNPPYGERLSDDVGVTKLYAEMGEVFEPLKTWSKFILTSDEDFEKKFGRQADKKRKLYNGTLKVDLYQFFGERVRRQATSEKGNI; from the coding sequence ATGAAAAAACAATTTGAATTAATTGCAACAGCTGCTGCTGGATTAGAAGCAGTAGTTGGGCGTGAATTGCGTGATCTAGGCTACGAATGCCAAGTGGAAAATGGACGGGTTCGCTTCAAAGGTGATGTTCGTGCGATCATCGAAACCAATCTTTGGTTGCGTGCCGCTGACCGAATCAAGATCGTCGTAGGATCTTTTCCTGCCCGCACCTTTGAAGAACTCTTTCAAGGAGTTTTTACCTTGGATTGGGAGCAATATCTCCCTTTAGGAGCACGTTTCCCCATTTCCAAAGCAAAATGTGTTAAATCCAAACTGCATAACGAACCGAGTGTACAAGCGATTTCGAAAAAGGCCGTTGTTAAAAAGTTGCAAAAACACTATGCTCGTCCGGAAGGCGTTCCATTGATCGAAAATGGAGCAGAATTTAAAATTGAAGTTTCTATCTTGAAGGACCAAGCGACTATTTTAATCGACACCACTGGTAGTAGCCTGTTCAAGCGCGGTTATCGGACTGAAAAGGGTGGGGCACCCATCAAGGAAAATATGGCGGCAGCCATTCTTCAACTTTCCAATTGGTATCCAGATAAGCCCCTGGTTGATCCGACCTGTGGATCAGGGACCTTCTGTATCGAGGCTGCGATGATGGCTCGTCAGATAGCACCTGGCTTGAGACGGACCTTCTCATTTGAAGATTGGAATTGGGTTGACGATCGTCTGATTCAAGAAGTGCGCAAAGAAGCCACTAAAAAGATAAATCGTGATCTTGTTCTAGACATCATGGGAACGGATATCGATGCGCGGATGGTTGAGATTGCCAAAGAAAATGCTCAAAAAGCAGGTGTTGCAAGTGATATCACCTTTAAGCAAATGCGGGTTCAAGATTTGCGCTCGGATAAGATCAATGGGGTCATCATCTCCAATCCACCGTATGGTGAACGTTTATCCGATGATGTAGGAGTGACAAAATTGTACGCTGAAATGGGAGAGGTCTTTGAGCCCTTGAAGACTTGGAGTAAATTTATCTTGACCAGTGATGAAGATTTTGAAAAGAAATTTGGGCGACAAGCAGATAAAAAACGAAAATTATATAACGGAACCTTAAAGGTGGACTTGTATCAGTTCTTTGGGGAACGGGTACGCCGACAAGCGACTAGTGAGAAAGGAAACATATGA
- a CDS encoding DUF1273 domain-containing protein, translated as MNSLLITGYKAFELGILTAKDPRLPIIKEAIRRDLVRFLEEGVKWLIFTGNLGFEAWVLEVAQELKKEYEIQLATIFMFENQGENWNEANQEVLSRFKQVNFVKYAYPSYSQPGQFKEYNTFLLENTDGAYLFYDPEHETNLKYLYKMMLEKDQYHVKRLNFDDLNEVAEKIYEK; from the coding sequence ATGAATAGTTTACTGATTACAGGTTACAAGGCATTTGAATTGGGAATTCTGACAGCAAAGGACCCTAGACTTCCCATTATAAAAGAGGCGATTCGCAGGGATTTAGTCCGTTTTTTGGAAGAGGGCGTCAAGTGGCTGATTTTTACGGGTAATCTAGGTTTTGAAGCTTGGGTTTTAGAGGTTGCTCAGGAATTAAAAAAAGAATACGAGATACAGTTGGCCACAATTTTTATGTTTGAAAATCAAGGAGAGAACTGGAATGAGGCCAATCAAGAAGTCCTCAGTCGCTTTAAACAGGTTAATTTTGTCAAATATGCCTATCCCTCTTATAGCCAGCCAGGTCAATTCAAAGAATACAATACGTTTTTGTTAGAAAATACAGATGGTGCCTATTTATTTTACGATCCAGAACATGAAACAAATCTCAAATATCTTTACAAAATGATGCTAGAAAAGGATCAGTATCATGTCAAAAGATTAAACTTTGATGACTTAAATGAAGTAGCGGAAAAAATTTACGAAAAATAA
- the recU gene encoding Holliday junction resolvase RecU — protein MVNYPHKLSKKSSSPIQRKQSVNFANRGMTFEKMINESNQYYLSRGLAVIHKKPTPIQIVKVDYPHRSRAKIVEAYFRQASTTDYSGVYKGHYIDFEAKETQQKQAMPMKNFHQHQIDHMSAVVQQGGICFVLLHFAKLNETYLLPAPSLIDFYNIDHGSKSMPLPYIQKNGYRIETDRLPSVPYLDIIEQNLLGGN, from the coding sequence ATGGTCAACTATCCTCACAAACTTAGCAAGAAATCTTCTTCGCCCATCCAGAGGAAGCAAAGTGTGAACTTTGCCAATCGGGGGATGACATTTGAAAAAATGATTAATGAGAGCAATCAGTACTACCTTTCTAGAGGGCTAGCGGTTATTCATAAAAAGCCGACACCCATCCAGATTGTAAAGGTGGACTATCCTCATCGCAGTCGGGCAAAGATCGTGGAAGCTTATTTTCGCCAAGCGTCTACCACAGACTATTCTGGTGTTTATAAAGGACACTACATTGATTTTGAAGCAAAAGAGACCCAGCAAAAACAAGCCATGCCGATGAAAAACTTTCATCAGCACCAGATTGATCACATGTCTGCGGTCGTCCAACAGGGGGGAATTTGTTTTGTACTCTTGCATTTTGCAAAGCTCAATGAGACCTATCTACTGCCCGCTCCTTCCTTAATCGACTTTTACAACATCGATCACGGCAGTAAATCTATGCCATTGCCCTATATACAGAAAAATGGTTATCGTATCGAGACAGATCGCCTTCCAAGCGTCCCTTATCTCGATATTATCGAACAGAATCTACTAGGCGGTAATTAA
- the gpsB gene encoding cell division regulator GpsB has translation MASIIFTAKDIFDQDFKKEVRGFSKVEVNEFLDDVIKDYETYAALVKELKEENARLREELAKKTSQATPSPSVPESAPKHEFPQVTTTTNFDILKRLNRLEKEVFGKQVVDRDF, from the coding sequence ATGGCAAGTATTATTTTTACTGCGAAAGATATTTTTGATCAAGATTTCAAAAAAGAAGTTCGTGGATTTAGTAAAGTTGAGGTAAATGAGTTTTTGGATGATGTCATCAAAGACTATGAAACCTATGCTGCCTTAGTGAAGGAATTGAAAGAAGAAAATGCTCGGCTCCGTGAAGAATTAGCGAAGAAAACGAGCCAAGCAACTCCGAGTCCATCAGTTCCTGAGTCTGCTCCAAAGCATGAGTTTCCTCAGGTCACTACTACGACAAACTTCGATATTTTGAAACGCTTAAATCGTCTAGAAAAAGAAGTATTCGGGAAACAAGTTGTAGATCGTGATTTTTAA
- the pbp1a gene encoding penicillin-binding protein PBP1A: MNKQTVIQWLKYAAIAAISLFFLLLILGGLVFGYYASKAPTLSEKDLIATTSSKIYDNQNNLIADLGAEKRINVKTNEIPTDLVNAIVAIEDHRFFNHRGVDFIRIGGAFFSNLRGGRQGGSTLTQQLIKLTYFSTSSSDQTLSRKIQEAWLATQLEQKATKQEILTYYINKVYMSNGNYGMQTAARSYYAKDLKDLSLPQVALLAGMPQAPNQYDPYTNPEAALQRRNLVLKEMLDMKSITNEQYESAVNTPVTDGLQSLTGSSNYPAYMDNYLKEVIQQVEEETGYNVLTTGMDVYTNVDTAAQKRLWDIYNSDEYVNYPDNELQVASTIIDVTNGKVIAQLGSRHQSSNVSFGTNQAVETNRDWGSTMKPISDYAPAIEYEEYNSTGVTIPDTPYNFPGTNTQIYNWDRQYYGNISMVYALQQSRNVPAVRALEKVGLKKAQKFLSSMGIDYPEMVYANAISSNTSDSSNKYGASSEKMAAAYATFANGGTYYKPQYVNRVVFSDGTTKNFETSGTRVMKEATAYMMTDMLKSVITAGTGYNANISGLYHAGKTGTSNYADNELKKLTKDYNYSSIVTPDELFVGYTTQYSMAVWTGYTNRLTPVLDDGIKVATDVYKQMMLYLYEQNGSGSEDWTQPSGVYRSGSYLYLNNGKNNYNYYYYEPSYTVEETSESTEESSSSSSSEENSEHTESSSKENEQNH; the protein is encoded by the coding sequence ATGAACAAACAAACAGTTATCCAGTGGTTAAAATATGCAGCGATTGCGGCTATTTCCTTATTTTTCCTTTTACTTATCCTGGGTGGATTGGTATTTGGATACTATGCCTCAAAAGCACCGACTCTTTCTGAGAAAGACCTCATTGCAACGACATCCAGTAAAATTTATGACAATCAAAACAATCTGATTGCCGACTTGGGTGCTGAGAAACGAATCAACGTAAAAACAAATGAAATCCCAACTGACTTGGTCAATGCGATTGTGGCGATTGAAGACCACCGCTTTTTCAACCACAGAGGGGTCGACTTTATTCGTATTGGAGGGGCCTTCTTCAGTAACCTCCGAGGAGGTCGCCAAGGGGGATCTACTCTTACACAGCAGTTAATCAAACTCACTTACTTCTCTACTTCGTCGTCCGACCAAACCCTATCTCGGAAAATCCAAGAAGCTTGGCTTGCTACTCAATTAGAGCAAAAAGCAACCAAACAAGAGATTTTGACCTACTACATCAACAAAGTCTACATGTCTAACGGAAACTACGGAATGCAAACAGCTGCTCGTAGCTACTATGCAAAAGACTTGAAGGACCTTTCTCTGCCACAAGTGGCCCTATTGGCCGGAATGCCTCAAGCACCGAACCAATACGATCCTTATACCAATCCGGAAGCTGCTCTCCAACGCCGTAATCTGGTTCTTAAAGAAATGTTGGATATGAAGTCCATTACAAACGAGCAGTACGAAAGTGCCGTCAATACACCTGTTACCGATGGCTTGCAAAGTCTAACCGGCTCAAGCAACTATCCTGCTTATATGGATAACTACCTCAAAGAAGTCATCCAACAAGTCGAAGAAGAGACAGGCTACAATGTCTTGACAACTGGTATGGATGTCTACACCAACGTCGATACCGCAGCTCAAAAACGTCTGTGGGATATATACAACTCTGACGAATATGTCAATTATCCAGATAATGAGTTGCAAGTTGCTTCTACTATCATCGACGTGACAAACGGAAAAGTCATTGCTCAGTTGGGATCCCGTCATCAATCATCTAATGTATCCTTCGGTACCAACCAAGCTGTCGAAACGAACCGAGATTGGGGATCTACAATGAAACCTATCTCAGATTATGCTCCCGCAATTGAATATGAAGAGTATAACTCCACTGGAGTAACCATTCCTGATACACCTTACAACTTCCCTGGTACAAATACGCAAATTTATAACTGGGATAGACAGTACTACGGCAATATCAGCATGGTCTATGCTCTCCAACAATCCCGTAACGTTCCTGCGGTCCGGGCTCTTGAAAAAGTTGGTTTGAAGAAGGCTCAGAAATTCTTGAGCAGCATGGGGATTGATTATCCAGAAATGGTATATGCAAATGCCATCTCAAGTAATACCAGTGACTCTAGCAACAAATACGGGGCTAGCAGTGAGAAAATGGCCGCTGCTTATGCAACCTTCGCAAATGGCGGTACCTATTACAAGCCTCAATATGTGAATCGGGTTGTCTTTAGCGATGGTACAACGAAGAACTTTGAAACCTCTGGAACACGAGTGATGAAAGAAGCCACAGCTTACATGATGACAGATATGTTGAAGTCAGTTATCACAGCTGGTACAGGATACAATGCAAATATCTCTGGTCTTTATCACGCTGGTAAAACAGGTACCTCTAACTATGCCGACAACGAATTAAAAAAACTGACCAAGGACTACAATTACTCAAGTATTGTGACACCTGATGAATTGTTTGTTGGGTACACCACACAATATTCTATGGCTGTATGGACAGGATATACCAATCGCTTGACTCCAGTCCTAGATGATGGAATCAAAGTCGCGACGGATGTCTACAAACAAATGATGCTGTATTTGTATGAGCAAAACGGATCAGGTAGCGAAGACTGGACCCAACCAAGTGGCGTATACCGTAGCGGTTCCTACCTCTATCTCAATAATGGTAAGAACAACTACAATTACTACTATTATGAGCCAAGCTATACAGTTGAAGAAACGAGCGAATCAACAGAAGAAAGCTCAAGTTCATCTAGCTCAGAAGAGAATTCTGAACACACAGAATCATCTTCTAAAGAGAATGAGCAAAATCACTAA